One part of the Pannonibacter sp. XCT-53 genome encodes these proteins:
- a CDS encoding DUF2336 domain-containing protein, producing MAVLFSLTSEKCSDEQVDIYDSVLLRLVDMVEAEVRRFVAERLAELRRGPERTIRQLAGDEIDVADALLRRSPVLRDCDLVDIADVQSNAHRLAIAQRDVLSEQVTDVLVARGDIRVKRRVAANQGAAFSVEGMAGLIEAATSDQTLQLALSDRSDLADEQIQQLVSIATEAVRQKLAGLNSGGAAERLPQAADIAVQRMSNDYWLSRYDFETARSRVMALAREGRLNEATLRWLAADDRFAEAVVAFACLTRIGLNEASHWMVRLDVEPFLIVSKAHGLSPLTVATLLKVGPWRHRLTVQARALAMAHYEMLRQDDARQRLAHWDSMTSH from the coding sequence GTGGCCGTCCTGTTCTCGCTGACCTCGGAGAAATGCAGCGACGAGCAGGTCGACATCTACGACTCCGTTCTGCTGCGCCTCGTTGACATGGTCGAGGCCGAGGTCCGTCGGTTTGTTGCCGAACGGCTTGCCGAGCTCCGGCGCGGTCCCGAACGGACGATCCGTCAGCTTGCCGGTGACGAGATTGACGTGGCCGATGCGCTGCTGCGCCGCTCGCCGGTGCTGCGCGACTGCGACCTGGTTGACATCGCCGATGTCCAGAGCAACGCCCATCGGCTGGCCATTGCCCAGCGCGACGTGCTGTCCGAGCAGGTCACCGACGTGCTGGTGGCCCGCGGCGACATCCGGGTGAAGCGGCGCGTGGCGGCCAACCAGGGCGCCGCCTTCTCCGTCGAGGGCATGGCCGGGCTGATCGAGGCCGCCACCTCCGACCAGACGCTGCAGCTCGCCCTCAGCGACCGCTCCGACCTTGCAGACGAGCAGATCCAGCAACTGGTGTCGATCGCCACCGAGGCCGTGCGCCAGAAGCTGGCCGGGCTGAACTCCGGCGGCGCGGCCGAACGCCTGCCGCAGGCCGCCGACATTGCCGTCCAGCGCATGTCGAACGACTACTGGCTCAGCCGCTACGATTTCGAGACGGCCCGCAGCCGCGTCATGGCGCTGGCCCGCGAGGGCCGGCTGAACGAGGCCACCCTGCGCTGGCTGGCGGCCGACGACCGCTTCGCCGAGGCCGTCGTGGCCTTTGCCTGCCTCACCCGCATCGGCCTGAACGAGGCCAGCCACTGGATGGTGCGTCTCGATGTCGAGCCGTTCCTGATCGTCTCCAAGGCGCATGGCCTGTCACCGCTGACCGTGGCGACACTGCTCAAGGTCGGTCCCTGGCGTCATCGCCTGACCGTTCAGGCCCGGGCCCTGGCGATGGCCCATTACGAAATGCTGCGGCAGGACGACGCCCGCCAGAGGCTGGCCCACTGGGACAGCATGACCAGCCACTGA
- a CDS encoding mechanosensitive ion channel family protein: MDMVNRLPAPDGAIAPRASALQPDPHPRRHPVAALLLLLLAALLLLVPGQAPRAETPLVTRAAPADAQAQGQKPDQSQSQSQSQTPARTATDAGTSAGTDAGTAASVAYDISAYDRLSQDMGDTMTETFQLRGTLQAILAELPSLPASMIATLQSKSPDGSLRWLWGALVVIVIAVLAGNGANLLFRRWARPLYHARFAQAPETRTDKIAYLLGRGIVMTLGTAVFFVVAWSVAVLLHENTEAGRITVMTGVSAYASWLVARLVFFNILVPYSSQYRMLALSDEATNGLYHAIRACVGVSILLLSISLWMSRLGLATNAHKLALIGSGAFAMLALSAIAIHWRKDVAGAILGSAPRSAAGALQFVARIWHVLAILYFVVAFGMSALRILLDQPFAIGLVAAPIQSLIAAILLYAVLLLIIDRLLPRLDTRRAQAALAGDIARNEETAGEAPDDGANAAQAQAEALENEAARAPYRDLLDHGAGILTLVFAAWLLLQAWGISLQDDSSILSNLVEIAIVGFLGYMAYQAVEIAVAQAMRRQKPAGDSQEALEIDMGGQGDSRLSTLLPIFRNFLLITIVVISGMLILSQMGIDIAPLFAGAGVVGLAIGFGAQTLIRDIFSGAFYLIDDAFRKGEYIDIGGAKGTVEKISIRSMQLRHHRGALTTVPFGEIKHVQNYSRDWAIMKLAFRVTYDTDTEKMRKIIKKFGQELMNDPYYGPMFLDPLKSQGILSMEDSAMIARVKFMSKPGKQFELRKVIYAGLQELFEKNGIHFAHREVTVRVATEDGRVIPNPTPAQVAAAGAAVMGSLDGAPGLDGAPAPGQPAP, encoded by the coding sequence ATGGACATGGTGAACCGCTTGCCCGCACCGGACGGTGCGATTGCCCCGCGTGCGTCAGCCCTCCAGCCGGATCCCCATCCGCGCCGGCATCCCGTCGCCGCACTGCTGCTGCTCCTCCTCGCTGCCCTTCTCCTGCTTGTCCCGGGCCAGGCGCCTCGCGCCGAGACGCCGCTCGTCACCCGGGCCGCACCGGCTGATGCGCAGGCCCAAGGCCAGAAGCCTGACCAGAGCCAGAGCCAGAGCCAGAGCCAGACCCCGGCACGGACTGCGACGGACGCCGGGACCAGCGCCGGGACAGATGCCGGGACAGCCGCCAGCGTCGCCTATGACATTTCGGCCTATGACCGCCTGTCGCAGGACATGGGCGACACCATGACCGAGACCTTCCAGCTGCGCGGCACCCTGCAGGCCATTCTCGCCGAGTTGCCGAGCCTGCCGGCCAGCATGATCGCCACGCTCCAGTCGAAGTCGCCCGATGGCTCGCTGCGCTGGCTCTGGGGGGCGCTGGTCGTGATCGTCATTGCCGTGCTGGCCGGAAACGGGGCCAACCTGTTGTTCCGTCGCTGGGCGCGGCCGCTCTATCACGCCCGCTTCGCGCAGGCGCCGGAAACGCGAACCGACAAGATTGCCTATCTGCTCGGGCGGGGCATCGTGATGACGCTTGGCACCGCCGTGTTCTTTGTCGTGGCCTGGAGCGTTGCGGTCCTCCTGCATGAAAACACGGAGGCTGGCCGGATCACGGTGATGACCGGCGTGTCAGCCTATGCGAGCTGGCTCGTGGCGCGTCTTGTCTTCTTCAACATCCTCGTTCCCTATTCGTCGCAGTACCGGATGCTGGCGCTGAGCGACGAGGCCACCAACGGGCTCTATCACGCGATCCGCGCCTGCGTCGGCGTCTCGATCCTGCTGCTGTCGATCAGTCTCTGGATGTCCAGGCTGGGTCTGGCCACGAATGCCCACAAGCTTGCGCTGATCGGCTCCGGTGCCTTCGCGATGCTGGCCCTGTCGGCGATTGCCATCCACTGGCGCAAGGATGTCGCCGGTGCCATCCTCGGGTCGGCGCCCCGCAGCGCCGCTGGCGCCCTGCAGTTCGTGGCCCGGATCTGGCACGTTCTGGCGATCCTGTATTTCGTGGTGGCCTTCGGCATGTCGGCGCTGCGGATCCTGCTCGACCAGCCCTTTGCCATCGGCCTCGTGGCCGCGCCGATCCAGTCCCTGATCGCCGCCATCCTGCTCTACGCGGTCCTGCTGCTGATCATCGACCGCCTGCTGCCGCGCCTCGACACGCGGCGGGCACAGGCGGCCCTGGCCGGCGACATCGCGCGCAACGAGGAAACGGCGGGCGAGGCCCCCGACGACGGCGCCAACGCGGCACAGGCCCAGGCAGAAGCGCTCGAGAACGAGGCCGCGCGCGCGCCCTACCGTGATCTCCTCGACCACGGCGCCGGCATTCTCACCCTCGTCTTCGCCGCCTGGCTGCTGCTGCAGGCCTGGGGCATCTCCCTGCAGGATGACAGCTCGATCCTGAGCAATCTGGTGGAAATCGCCATCGTCGGCTTTCTCGGCTACATGGCCTATCAGGCCGTCGAGATCGCCGTCGCCCAGGCGATGCGGCGACAGAAGCCCGCGGGCGACAGCCAGGAAGCGCTCGAGATCGACATGGGCGGCCAGGGCGATTCCCGCCTCTCCACGCTGTTGCCGATCTTCCGCAACTTCCTCCTGATCACCATCGTGGTGATCTCCGGCATGCTGATCCTGTCGCAGATGGGTATCGACATCGCCCCGCTCTTTGCCGGTGCCGGTGTCGTCGGCCTTGCCATCGGCTTCGGCGCGCAGACCCTCATCCGCGACATCTTCTCCGGCGCCTTCTACCTGATCGACGATGCCTTTCGCAAAGGCGAGTACATCGACATCGGCGGCGCCAAGGGCACGGTGGAAAAGATCTCGATCCGCTCCATGCAGCTGCGCCATCATCGCGGGGCGCTGACCACGGTGCCCTTCGGCGAGATCAAGCACGTGCAGAACTACTCGCGTGACTGGGCCATCATGAAGCTCGCCTTCCGCGTCACCTATGACACGGACACCGAGAAGATGCGCAAGATCATCAAGAAGTTCGGCCAGGAGCTGATGAACGACCCCTATTACGGGCCGATGTTCCTCGATCCGCTGAAGTCGCAGGGCATCCTGTCGATGGAAGACAGCGCCATGATCGCCCGCGTCAAGTTCATGTCGAAGCCGGGCAAGCAGTTCGAGCTGCGCAAGGTGATCTATGCCGGGCTGCAGGAGCTGTTCGAGAAGAACGGCATCCACTTCGCCCACCGCGAGGTGACCGTGCGCGTGGCCACCGAAGACGGCCGCGTGATCCCCAACCCGACGCCGGCACAGGTCGCCGCGGCAGGGGCGGCCGTCATGGGCAGCCTCGACGGAGCCCCCGGGCTGGACGGTGCCCCCGCGCCGGGACAGCCGGCGCCGTGA
- the ettA gene encoding energy-dependent translational throttle protein EttA: MARQFIYHMHGLSKAYNGKKVLDNIHLSFYPDAKIGILGPNGAGKSTLLKIMAGIDKEYTGEAWAAEGAKVGYLPQEPQLDTSKTVRENVMEGVAHKQAIIDRYNELMMNYSDETAEEGAKLQDIIDAEDLWNLESKVEMAMEALRCPPSDAPVDNLSGGEKRRVALCKLLLSEPDLLLLDEPTNHLDAETVHWLERHLREFKGSVLIITHDRYFLDNVTGWILELDRGQGIPYEGNYSAYLEKKTKRMEQEGRENMARSKAIAREREWMGMSPKGRQTKSKARIRAYEDLLAMQEERMPTIEQILIPVGERLGANVIELKGVNKGFGDRLLIEDLSFKLPRGGIVGIIGPNGAGKTTLFKMLTGQEKPDSGEIIVGDSVRLGYVDQSRDKLDPNKTVWEEISDGNEIIYLDGKEINSRAYCSSFNFKGPAQQAKVGDLSGGQRNRVHLAKVLKQGANVLLLDEPTNDLDTETLAALEDALENYAGCAVVISHDRMFLDRLATHMLAFEGDSHVEWFEGNFEDYEKDKVRRLGAHAADPRRIKYKPLTR; encoded by the coding sequence ATGGCGCGCCAGTTCATCTACCACATGCATGGCCTGTCGAAGGCCTATAACGGCAAGAAGGTTCTCGACAACATCCACCTGTCCTTCTACCCGGACGCCAAGATCGGCATCCTCGGTCCGAACGGCGCGGGCAAGTCGACGCTGCTGAAGATCATGGCGGGCATCGACAAGGAGTACACCGGCGAGGCCTGGGCTGCCGAAGGCGCCAAGGTCGGCTACCTGCCGCAGGAACCGCAGCTCGACACCTCCAAGACGGTTCGCGAGAACGTCATGGAAGGCGTCGCGCACAAGCAGGCGATCATCGACCGCTACAACGAGCTGATGATGAACTACTCGGACGAGACGGCCGAGGAAGGCGCGAAGCTCCAGGACATCATCGACGCCGAGGACCTGTGGAACCTGGAGAGCAAGGTCGAGATGGCGATGGAAGCCCTGCGCTGCCCGCCGTCGGACGCGCCCGTCGACAACCTCTCGGGCGGTGAAAAGCGCCGCGTCGCGCTCTGCAAGCTGCTGCTGAGCGAGCCGGACCTGCTGCTGCTCGACGAACCGACCAACCACCTGGACGCCGAGACCGTCCACTGGCTGGAACGGCACCTGCGCGAGTTCAAGGGCTCGGTGCTGATCATCACCCACGACCGCTACTTCCTCGACAACGTCACCGGCTGGATTCTCGAGCTGGACCGTGGCCAGGGCATCCCCTACGAGGGCAACTACTCGGCCTATCTGGAGAAGAAGACCAAGCGCATGGAGCAGGAAGGCCGCGAGAACATGGCCCGCTCCAAGGCGATCGCGCGTGAACGCGAGTGGATGGGCATGTCGCCGAAGGGCCGCCAGACCAAGTCCAAGGCCCGTATCCGCGCCTATGAAGACCTGCTCGCCATGCAGGAAGAGCGGATGCCGACGATCGAGCAGATCCTCATCCCGGTCGGCGAGCGCCTCGGCGCCAACGTGATCGAGCTGAAGGGCGTCAACAAGGGCTTCGGCGACCGCCTGCTGATCGAGGACCTGTCGTTCAAGCTGCCGCGCGGCGGCATTGTCGGCATCATCGGTCCGAACGGCGCCGGCAAGACCACCCTGTTCAAGATGCTGACGGGCCAGGAAAAGCCGGACAGCGGCGAGATCATCGTCGGCGACAGCGTGCGCCTCGGCTACGTCGACCAGTCGCGCGACAAGCTGGACCCGAACAAGACCGTCTGGGAGGAAATCTCCGACGGCAACGAGATCATCTATCTCGACGGCAAGGAGATCAACTCCCGCGCCTACTGCTCGTCCTTCAACTTCAAGGGCCCGGCCCAGCAGGCGAAGGTGGGCGATCTCTCCGGTGGTCAGCGCAACCGCGTGCATCTGGCCAAGGTGCTGAAGCAGGGCGCCAACGTGCTGCTCCTCGACGAACCGACCAACGACCTCGACACCGAGACGCTGGCCGCCCTCGAAGACGCGCTGGAGAACTACGCCGGCTGCGCCGTGGTCATCTCGCACGACCGCATGTTCCTCGACCGTCTGGCCACCCACATGCTCGCCTTCGAGGGCGACAGCCACGTGGAATGGTTCGAGGGCAACTTCGAGGACTACGAGAAGGACAAGGTCCGTCGCCTCGGCGCCCATGCCGCCGACCCGCGCCGCATCAAGTACAAGCCGCTGACCCGCTGA
- a CDS encoding NAD(P)/FAD-dependent oxidoreductase, with protein sequence MIDEPGLPIGSYWEDSVGPPVIDPQLETPAGEALAVDLAVVGAGYTGLNAALRAVELGASVAVLERHQVGYGASGRNGGFCCIGGSKRSPEDLVATYGEAEAQRFVALQVEAIEHVARRLDKHLIAADQSGAGELVLAHKPSALRALREESAFVNARFGLGTQMLTPADLAARGLSAAGTHGGMLTPHGFGLNPLKYVRGLARALRDAEQSIFGTSPVLDIVPDAGRWRVETPKGRLLARRVILAGNGYLDEDLLPWVEGRLLPVLSNVMVTRVLTQEERMAQGWTSPVMSSDSRTLLHYFRLLPDGRMLFGMRGGIFGSAREANRLRRLIRSDFEALFPALAHVETTHYWSGRVCLALDLTPYIGSVPGHPGVFAALAYHGNGVAMGSMAGTLAAELALDERPAWHLPLPLRGPLRRFPLARLRRHYLQAAYWWYGLKDRLG encoded by the coding sequence ATGATCGACGAGCCCGGCCTTCCGATCGGCAGTTACTGGGAGGACAGCGTCGGGCCGCCGGTCATCGATCCGCAGCTGGAGACACCGGCCGGCGAGGCGCTGGCCGTCGACCTGGCGGTGGTCGGGGCCGGCTACACCGGGCTCAACGCGGCGCTGCGGGCGGTGGAACTCGGTGCAAGTGTTGCCGTGCTCGAGCGGCATCAGGTCGGCTACGGGGCCTCGGGCCGCAACGGCGGCTTCTGCTGCATCGGCGGGTCCAAACGGTCGCCGGAGGACCTGGTGGCGACCTACGGCGAGGCCGAGGCGCAGCGTTTCGTCGCGCTGCAGGTCGAGGCGATCGAGCATGTGGCCCGGCGGCTCGACAAGCATCTGATCGCGGCCGACCAGAGCGGCGCCGGCGAGCTGGTGCTGGCGCACAAGCCCTCGGCGCTCAGGGCGCTGCGGGAGGAAAGCGCCTTCGTCAACGCACGCTTCGGGCTCGGCACCCAGATGCTGACCCCGGCCGATCTGGCCGCCCGTGGCCTGTCGGCCGCCGGCACGCATGGCGGGATGCTCACCCCGCATGGCTTCGGGCTCAACCCGCTGAAATATGTGCGCGGCCTTGCCCGGGCGCTGCGCGACGCGGAGCAGTCGATCTTCGGCACCTCGCCGGTGCTCGACATCGTGCCGGACGCCGGGCGCTGGCGGGTCGAGACCCCGAAGGGCCGGCTTCTGGCGCGCCGGGTCATTCTGGCCGGCAACGGCTATCTGGATGAGGATCTCCTGCCCTGGGTGGAGGGCCGTCTGCTGCCGGTCCTGTCCAATGTCATGGTCACCCGCGTGCTGACGCAAGAGGAGCGGATGGCGCAGGGCTGGACCAGCCCGGTGATGAGCTCCGACAGCCGCACGCTCCTGCATTACTTCCGCCTGCTCCCGGACGGCCGCATGCTGTTCGGCATGCGCGGCGGCATCTTCGGCTCCGCACGGGAAGCGAACCGGCTGCGGCGGCTGATCCGGTCGGACTTCGAGGCGCTGTTTCCCGCGCTCGCCCATGTGGAGACAACGCATTACTGGTCGGGACGGGTCTGTCTGGCGCTGGACCTCACCCCCTACATCGGCAGCGTGCCCGGCCACCCGGGCGTGTTCGCAGCGCTCGCCTACCACGGCAACGGCGTGGCGATGGGCTCGATGGCCGGGACACTGGCGGCAGAACTGGCGCTGGACGAACGGCCCGCGTGGCACCTGCCGCTGCCCTTGCGCGGCCCCTTGCGGCGGTTTCCGCTGGCCCGCCTGCGCCGCCATTACCTGCAGGCCGCCTACTGGTGGTACGGGCTCAAGGACCGGCTGGGCTAG
- a CDS encoding NAD(P)/FAD-dependent oxidoreductase — protein sequence MLKSLDLLTANDRPGQHATSWYAATASRRTDHPSLAGAVSADVVIVGGGYTGLSSALHLAEAGLSVVVLEAHRIGWGASGRNGGQVGSGQRLDQITLEDMVGKSDARLLWDLAEDSKAIVHALIGKHQIDCDYRPGILYADHRPDIARDHAAYADHLARHYGYHDNEVLDRDSVRARLASPLYHGGVLDKGAGHVHPLNLALGIGRAAEAAGVRIFETSTVTGYRNEGGKVTVTTAAGSVTAGHMVLACNGYLGKLEPKVAAKVMPINNFIIVTEPLGAERAEALIAGGVAVADSKFVINYFRMTRDHRLLFGGGETYGYRFPANIPEFVRRPLKSVFPQLGDVRIDYGWGGTLAITPKRMPLFTRLAPNVVSASGYSGHGVAMACLAGRLIGEAVTGRAGGFDVFERLRIPSFPGGARMRFPLLVAAMTWFSLRDRLGI from the coding sequence ATGCTGAAATCCCTCGATCTTCTCACCGCCAATGACCGACCGGGGCAGCATGCGACCTCCTGGTATGCGGCGACGGCGAGCCGGAGGACCGATCATCCCTCGCTCGCCGGTGCGGTCAGCGCGGATGTGGTGATCGTCGGTGGCGGCTACACGGGGCTCAGCTCCGCGCTGCACCTGGCAGAGGCCGGGCTTTCGGTCGTCGTGCTGGAGGCGCATCGCATCGGCTGGGGCGCCTCGGGCCGCAACGGCGGGCAGGTGGGCTCCGGCCAGCGCCTTGACCAGATCACGCTGGAGGACATGGTCGGCAAGTCCGACGCCCGGCTTTTGTGGGATCTTGCCGAGGACTCCAAGGCCATCGTCCACGCGCTGATCGGCAAGCATCAGATCGACTGCGACTACCGGCCGGGCATCCTCTACGCCGATCACCGTCCCGACATTGCGCGGGATCATGCGGCCTATGCCGATCACCTGGCCCGGCATTACGGTTATCACGACAACGAGGTGCTGGACCGCGACAGCGTGCGCGCGCGCCTGGCCAGCCCGCTCTACCACGGCGGCGTGCTCGACAAGGGGGCCGGCCACGTGCATCCGCTCAACCTCGCGCTCGGCATCGGCCGTGCGGCGGAGGCGGCCGGCGTGCGGATCTTCGAGACCTCGACCGTGACGGGATATCGCAACGAAGGCGGCAAGGTTACCGTTACCACGGCGGCCGGCAGCGTCACGGCCGGGCACATGGTGCTGGCCTGCAACGGCTATCTCGGCAAGCTGGAGCCGAAGGTGGCGGCGAAGGTGATGCCGATCAACAACTTCATCATCGTGACGGAGCCCCTCGGCGCGGAGCGCGCCGAAGCCCTGATCGCGGGCGGGGTGGCGGTCGCCGACAGCAAGTTCGTGATCAACTATTTCCGCATGACCCGTGACCACCGGCTGCTGTTCGGCGGCGGCGAGACCTACGGCTACCGGTTCCCGGCCAACATCCCGGAGTTCGTGCGCAGGCCGCTGAAATCGGTGTTTCCGCAGCTGGGCGACGTGCGCATCGACTATGGCTGGGGCGGAACGCTGGCGATCACGCCGAAGCGCATGCCCCTGTTCACCCGCCTGGCCCCCAATGTGGTCAGCGCCTCGGGATACTCGGGTCACGGGGTGGCCATGGCCTGCCTTGCCGGCCGGCTGATCGGCGAGGCCGTCACCGGCCGGGCCGGGGGCTTCGACGTGTTCGAGCGCCTCCGCATCCCCTCCTTCCCCGGCGGCGCGCGCATGCGCTTCCCGCTGCTCGTGGCGGCGATGACCTGGTTCTCGCTGCGCGACCGGCTCGGGATCTGA
- a CDS encoding helix-turn-helix transcriptional regulator, whose amino-acid sequence MSDRTRTRLLNALKAAGPQTAADLAASLSVTPVAVRQHLDGLLAEDLVAFEDQKGAVGRPRRVWALTASGHARFPDNHSTLVAGLLGGLRQLYGEEGLERLIGLREQETETAYRQALAEEPDLAARLDRLAALRNREGYMAEIEGNAADGWLFIENHCSICAAATACQGFCRSELALFRKVLGPEAEVERTEHLLSGDRRCVYRIRRSG is encoded by the coding sequence ATGTCCGACCGAACCCGCACCCGCCTGCTGAATGCCTTGAAGGCCGCCGGCCCGCAGACCGCTGCCGACCTGGCCGCGTCCCTGTCCGTGACGCCCGTGGCGGTGCGCCAGCATCTGGATGGCCTGCTGGCCGAGGATCTTGTCGCCTTCGAGGACCAGAAAGGGGCCGTGGGACGCCCGCGCCGGGTCTGGGCCCTGACGGCGAGCGGTCACGCCCGTTTCCCCGACAACCATTCCACCCTTGTCGCGGGCCTGCTCGGCGGGCTGCGGCAGCTCTATGGCGAGGAGGGGCTGGAGCGTCTCATCGGTCTGCGGGAGCAGGAAACGGAGACCGCCTACCGGCAGGCCCTGGCCGAGGAGCCGGACCTTGCCGCCCGGCTCGACCGCCTCGCCGCCCTGCGCAACCGCGAGGGCTACATGGCCGAGATCGAAGGCAACGCGGCGGATGGCTGGCTGTTCATCGAGAACCACTGCTCGATCTGCGCCGCGGCAACAGCCTGCCAGGGCTTCTGCCGGTCCGAGCTGGCCCTGTTCCGCAAGGTTCTGGGTCCCGAGGCGGAGGTGGAGCGGACCGAACACCTGCTCTCCGGCGACCGCCGCTGCGTCTATCGCATCCGCCGGTCGGGCTGA
- a CDS encoding LysR substrate-binding domain-containing protein: MLSLRQLRYLDALATHAHFRKAAEAVAVSQPALSMQIKDLEQELGLTLVERRSGAVRLTPEGEEVVRRARRILSDVRDLTDYARHRGQPLNGPLRLGIIPSIAPYLLPRILPVLHDRHAHLRLTLRETLTDQLLQELDDGDLDAVIVALPVERADLVALPLFQDRFLLAVHNRPDLDERRRVTVEEIRQHDLLLLEEGHCLRDQALNYCQTVVGGRRSAFGATSLATVMQMVAAGYGVTLLPEICTDVEVRDDRVALLRFADPQPRRMVGLVWRRASPRRQDFETLHQTLAGTLADIGVDVAEGISPARGSA, from the coding sequence ATGTTGTCCCTGCGCCAGCTTCGCTATCTCGACGCCCTCGCCACCCACGCCCATTTCCGCAAGGCGGCGGAGGCCGTGGCCGTGTCGCAACCGGCGCTCTCCATGCAGATCAAGGATCTGGAGCAGGAGCTGGGCCTGACGCTGGTGGAGCGGCGCAGCGGCGCGGTGCGCCTGACGCCGGAGGGCGAGGAGGTGGTGCGGCGCGCCCGGCGGATCCTGTCCGACGTGCGTGACCTGACCGACTATGCCCGGCACCGTGGCCAGCCGCTGAACGGCCCGCTGCGGCTGGGCATCATTCCCTCGATCGCCCCCTATCTGCTGCCGCGCATCCTGCCCGTGCTGCACGACCGGCACGCGCATCTGCGCCTGACGCTGCGGGAGACGCTGACCGATCAGCTCTTGCAGGAACTGGATGACGGCGACCTCGACGCGGTCATCGTTGCGCTGCCGGTGGAGCGGGCGGATCTGGTCGCCCTGCCGCTGTTTCAGGACCGGTTCCTGCTGGCCGTGCACAACCGGCCGGATCTGGACGAACGCCGCCGGGTGACAGTCGAGGAAATCCGCCAGCACGACCTGTTGCTGCTGGAGGAGGGGCATTGCCTGCGCGACCAGGCACTCAACTACTGCCAGACGGTGGTCGGCGGGCGGCGATCCGCCTTCGGTGCGACCAGTCTGGCGACGGTGATGCAGATGGTGGCGGCCGGCTACGGCGTCACGCTGCTGCCGGAAATCTGCACGGACGTGGAGGTGCGGGACGACCGCGTCGCGCTGCTGCGCTTCGCCGATCCGCAGCCGCGCCGGATGGTCGGGCTGGTGTGGCGCCGGGCCTCGCCCCGCCGGCAGGACTTCGAGACCCTGCACCAGACGCTGGCCGGCACCCTGGCCGACATCGGCGTCGATGTGGCGGAGGGCATCAGCCCCGCGCGCGGCTCCGCCTGA
- a CDS encoding hydroxypyruvate isomerase family protein, with the protein MLLFSANLGFLFTDLSLPEAVGAAARAGFDAVELHWPHVGPAAIPADELKSAAAEAGLPILALNTARGDAAAGDFGLSALAGREREARAAIDAALAYASACGAGAVHLMAGKAEGPEAHAAFLANLRHALASARPQGLRILLEPINTFDVPGYFVSTVDRALALIEETGGEAELLLDCYHVARMGGDPATVLAEAFPKIGHIQIAGVPDRGEPDQGALAYPPLLDGLQRLGYAGHIGAEYRPRLSGAGGTEAGLTWLAAFRRGRGAG; encoded by the coding sequence ATGCTGCTGTTTTCTGCCAATCTCGGATTTCTCTTCACGGACCTGTCGCTGCCCGAGGCCGTCGGTGCGGCGGCGCGGGCCGGGTTCGATGCGGTGGAGCTGCACTGGCCACACGTGGGCCCGGCTGCGATCCCGGCAGACGAGCTGAAATCCGCGGCCGCAGAGGCGGGCCTGCCGATCCTCGCGCTCAACACGGCCAGGGGCGACGCTGCGGCGGGTGACTTCGGCCTCTCGGCCCTGGCCGGACGCGAGCGCGAGGCGCGCGCGGCCATCGACGCGGCGCTGGCCTATGCATCAGCCTGCGGGGCAGGGGCCGTGCATCTGATGGCCGGCAAGGCCGAGGGCCCCGAGGCGCACGCAGCGTTCCTCGCCAACCTGCGCCACGCGCTTGCCTCGGCCCGGCCGCAGGGCCTGCGCATCCTGCTGGAGCCGATCAACACCTTCGACGTGCCCGGCTATTTCGTCTCGACGGTGGACCGCGCCCTGGCGCTGATCGAGGAGACGGGCGGGGAGGCCGAGCTCCTGCTCGACTGCTACCATGTCGCCCGCATGGGCGGAGATCCGGCCACCGTCCTCGCCGAGGCCTTCCCGAAGATCGGCCACATCCAGATCGCCGGTGTGCCCGACCGCGGCGAACCCGACCAGGGCGCGCTCGCCTATCCCCCGCTTCTCGACGGCCTCCAGCGCCTCGGCTACGCCGGCCACATCGGCGCCGAATACCGCCCCCGCCTGTCCGGTGCTGGCGGAACGGAGGCCGGCCTCACGTGGCTTGCGGCGTTCCGGAGGGGGAGGGGTGCAGGATAG